Proteins found in one Triticum aestivum cultivar Chinese Spring chromosome 4D, IWGSC CS RefSeq v2.1, whole genome shotgun sequence genomic segment:
- the LOC123095798 gene encoding linoleate 9S-lipoxygenase 1, whose product MILGGLIDSLTGANKNARLKGTAVLMRKNVLDLTDFGATIMDGIGDFLGKGVTCQLISSTLIDHDNGGRGKVGAEAELEQWVTSLPSLTTGESKFGLTFDWEVEKLGVPGAIVVNNYHSSEFLLKTVTLHDVPGRGNLSFVANSWIYPAATYTYSRVFFANDTYLPSQMPAALKPYRDDELRNLRGDDRQGPYQEHDRVYRYDVYNDLGEGRPVLGGSAEHPYPRRGRTGRKPNASDPSLESRLSLLEQIYVPRDEKFGHLKTSDFLGYSIKAITQGILPAVRTYVDTTPGEFDSFQDIMNLYEGGIKLPMVPALEELRKQFPLQLIKDLLPVGGDSLLKLPVPHIIQADQQAWRTDEEFAREVLAGVNPVMITRLTEFPPKSSLDPSKFGDHTSTITAAHIQKNLEGLTVQQALESNRLYILDHHDRFMPFLIEVNNLPGNFIYATRTLFFLRGDGRLTPLAIELSEPVILGGLTTAKSKVYTPVPSGSVEGWVWEFAKAYVAVNDSGWHQLVSHWLNTHAVMEPFVISTNRHLSVTHPVHKLLSPHYRDTMTINALARQTLINAGGIFEMTVFPGKFALGMSSVVYKDWKFTEQGLPDDLIKRGMAVEDLSSPYKVRLLVSDYPYAADGLAIWHAIEQYVGEYLAIYYPDDGVLRGDTELQAWWKEAREVGHGDLKDAPWWPRMQGVGELAKACTTIIWIGSALHAAVNFGQYPYAGFLPNRPTVSRRRMPEPGTDAYAELERDPERAFIHTITSQIQTIIGISLLEVLSKHSSDELYLGQRDTPEWTSDPKALEVFKRFSERLVEIESKVVGMNHDPQLLNRNGPAKLPYMLLYPNTSDHKGAAAGLTAKGIPNSISI is encoded by the exons ATGATACTGGGCGGGCTCATCGACAGCCTGACCGGCGCGAACAAGAACGCACGTCTCAAGGGCACGGCGGTGCTGATGAGGAAGAAcgtgctggacctcaccgacttcGGCGCCACCATCATGGACGGCATCGGCGACTTCCTCGGCAAGGGCGTCACCTGCCAGCTTATCAGCTCCACCCTCATCGACCACG ACAACGGCGGGCGCGGGAAGGTGGGCGCGGAGGCGGAGCTGGAGCAGTGGGTGACGAGCCTGCCGTCGCTGACGACGGGGGAGTCCAAGTTCGGCCTCACCTTCGACTGGGAGGTGGAGAAGCTGGGGGTGCCCGGCGCCATCGTCGTCAACAACTACCACAGCTCCGAGTTCCTGCTCAAGACGGTCACCCTCCACGACGTCCCCGGCCGCGGCAACCTCTCCTTCGTCGCCAACTCCTGGATCTACCCCGCCGCCACCTACACCTACAGCCGCGTCTTCTTCGCCAACGAT ACGTACCTGCCGAGCCAGATGCCGGCGGCGCTGAAGCCGTACCGCGACGACGAGCTCCGGAACCTGCGGGGCGACGATCGGCAGGGGCCCTACCAGGAGCACGACCGCGTCTACCGCTACGACGTCTACAACGACCTCGGCGAGGGCCGCCCGGTCCTCGGCGGCAGCGCCGAGCACCCTTACCCGCGGCGCGGCCGCACGGGCCGCAAGCCCAACGCCAGCGACCCGAGCCTGGAGAGCCGGCTGTCGCTGCTGGAGCAGATCTACGTGCCGCGGGACGAGAAGTTCGGCCACCTCAAGACGTCCGACTTCCTGGGCTACTCCATCAAGGCCATCACGCAGGGCATCCTGCCGGCGGTGCGCACCTACGTCGACACCACCCCCGGCGAGTTCGACTCCTTCCAGGACATCATGAACCTCTACGAGGGCGGCATCAAGCTGCCCATGGTGCCCGCCCTCGAGGAGCTGCGCAAGCAGTTCCCGCTCCAGCTCATCAAGGACCTGCTCCCCGTGGGCGGCGACTCGCTGCTGAAGCTCCCTGTGCCACATATCATCCAGGCGGACCAGCAGGCGTGGAGGACCGACGAGGAGTTCGCGCGCGAGGTGCTCGCCGGCGTCAACCCGGTCATGATCACGCGTCTCACG GAGTTCCCGCCAAAAAGTAGTCTTGACCCTAGCAAGTTTGGTGACCACACCAGCACCATCACGGCGGCACACATCCAGAAGAACCTCGAGGGCCTCACCGTGCAGCAG GCGCTGGAAAGTAACAGGCTCTACATACTTGATCACCACGACCGGTTCATGCCGTTCCTGATCGAAGTCAACAACCTGCCCGGCAACTTCATCTACGCCACCAGGACCCTCTTCTTCCTGCGCGGCGACGGCAGGCTCACGCCGCTCGCCATCGAGCTGAGCGAGCCCGTCATCCTGGGCGGCCTCACCACCGCCAAGAGCAAGGTGTACACGCCGGTGCCGAGCGGCAGCGTCGAAGGCTGGGTGTGGGAGTTCGCCAAGGCCTACGTCGCCGTCAACGACTCCGGCTGGCACCAGCTCGTCAGCCACTG GCTGAACACCCACGCGGTGATGGAGCCGTTTGTGATCTCGACGAACCGGCACCTCAGCGTGACGCACCCGGTGCACAAGCTGCTGAGCCCGCactaccgcgacaccatgaccatCAACGCGCTGGCGCGGCAGACGCTCATCAACGCCGGCGGCATCTTCGAGATGACGGTGTTCCCGGGCAAGTTTGCGCTGGGGATGTCGTCGGTGGTGTACAAGGACTGGAAGTTCACCGAGCAGGGCCTGCCCGACGATCTCATCAAGAGGGGCATGGCGGTGGAGGACCTATCGAGCCCTTACAAGGTGCGGCTTCTGGTGTCGGACTACCCGTACGCGGCGGACGGGCTGGCGATCTGGCACGCCATCGAGCAGTACGTGGGCGAGTACCTGGCCATCTACTACCCGGACGACGGCGTGCTGCGGGGCGACACGGAGCTGCAGGCGTGGTGGAAGGAGGCGCGCGAGGTCGGGCACGGCGACCTCAAGGACGCGCCGTGGTGGCCGAGGATGCAGGGCGTGGGGGAGCTGGCCAAGGCGTGCACCACCATCATCTGGATCGGGTCGGCGCTGCACGCGGCGGTCAACTTCGGGCAGTACCCGTACGCGGGGTTCCTCCCGAACCGGCCGACGGTGAGCCGGCGCCGCATGCCGGAGCCCGGGACGGACGCGTACGCGGAGCTGGAGCGCGACCCGGAGCGGGCCTTCATCCACACCATCACCAGCCAGATCCAGACCATCATCGGCATCTCGCTGTTGGAGGTGCTGTCCAAACACTCCTCTGACGAGCTCTACCTGGGGCAGCGCGACACGCCGGAGTGGACCTCGGACCCCAAGGCCCTGGAGGTGTTCAAGCGGTTCAGCGAGCGGCTGGTGGAGATCGAGAGCAAGGTGGTGGGCATGAACCACGACCCGCAGCTGTTGAACCGCAACGGCCCGGCCAAGCTCCCCTACATGCTGCTCTACCCCAACACCTCCGACCACAagggcgccgccgccggcctcaCCGCCAAGGGCATCCCCAACAGCATCTCCATCTGA